In one Lolium rigidum isolate FL_2022 chromosome 3, APGP_CSIRO_Lrig_0.1, whole genome shotgun sequence genomic region, the following are encoded:
- the LOC124702014 gene encoding uncharacterized protein LOC124702014, with protein sequence MDHPLYPLHLDPVDILPFTNIALAPAPVHRRHRRARHHNSTALSISLRHRYDTTALNQYHYSQARAQVAVVALAIACDRTVQWRDRSMSRPSRSDAHLSPVDEAVRVAEVREYYDDAAPKRHTKPSRSEHSTVYTDDALVDSSHPELDKLQELEAHTEKLVLEGGKPGEEFVETEYYKDLGGVGKQHHTTGTGFIKMDKPTGASFELSEDPDASERHASCKGNPATNEWIPSADTVYQASDKPNRSDS encoded by the exons ATGGACCATCCTCTCTATCCACTCCACCTAGATCCCGTGGATATTTTACCCTTCACAAATATCGCGTTGGCCCCAGCGCCGGTgcaccgtcgccaccgtcgcgcGCGGCACCATAATAGCACGGCGCTTTCGATCAGCCTCCGCCACCGGTACGACACAACCGCGCTTAATCAATACCACTACTCACAAGCACGAGCACAAGTAGCCGTAGTAGCGCTAGCAATCGCCTGCGATCGTACAGTGCAGTGGAGAGATCGATCGATGTCGCGGCCGAGCAGGAGCGACGCGCACCTGTCCCCCGTGGACGAGGCGGTGCGGGTGGCAGAGGTGCGGGAGTACTACGACGACGCCGCGCCCAAGCGCCACACCAAGCCCTCCCGGAGCGAGCACTCCACCGTCTACACCGACGACGCGCTCGTCGACTCCTCCCACCCGGAGCTCGACAAGCTCCAGGAGCTCGAGGCCCACACCGAG AAATTGGTGCTCGAGGGCGGCAAGCCGGGAGAGGAGTTCGTGGAGACGGAGTACTACAAGGACCTCGGCGGCGTCGGCAAGCAGCACCACACG ACTGGGACGGGCTTCATCAAGATGGACAAGCCCACCGGTGCCTCCTTCGAGCTCTCCGAGGACCCCGACGCATCGGAGCGCCACGCTTCCTGCAAGGGGAATCCTGCCACTAACGAGTGGATCCCGTCGGCCGACACG GTGTACCAGGCGTCAGACAAGCCCAACAGAAGCGACAGCTGA
- the LOC124695250 gene encoding uncharacterized protein LOC124695250: MGKVLKDESTLDENEVSEDEFLVVMLRKPREFGSMEDFWVFYLAQHSKPATRRWHFAGTVASLVCALLAAAATGRASLLAACPVLGYGMAWYSHIFVEGNRPATFGHPVWSLLCEYRMFALILTGRIDAELARLRIRLPSDATEHHE, encoded by the exons ATGGGCAAGGTGTTGAAGGATGAAAGTACACTGGACGAGAATGAAGTTAGTGAAGATGAGTTTCTGGTCGTCATGCTTCGTAAG CCGAGGGAGTTCGGGAGCATGGAGGATTTCTGGGTTTTCTACCTGGCCCAGCACTCGAAGCCGGCGACGCGCCGCTGGCACTTTGCCGGCACGGTCGCGTCGCTCGTCTGCGCACTCCTCGCGGCGGCCGCCACCGGCCGCGCCTCGCTCCTGGCAGCGTGCCCCGTGCTCGGGTACGGCATGGCGTGGTACAGCCACATCTTCGTGGAGGGCAACCGGCCGGCCACGTTCGGCCACCCCGTCTGGTCCTTGCTCTGCGAGTACCGCATGTTTGCCCTCATCCTCACCGGCCGCATCGACGCCGAGCTCGCACGCCTCCGCATCCGGCTCCCGAGCGACGCCACCGAGCACCATGAGTGA
- the LOC124702015 gene encoding uncharacterized protein LOC124702015: MSRPSRSDAHLSPVDEAVRVAEVREYYDDAAPKRHTKPSRSEHSTVYTDDAFVDSSHPELDKLQELEAHTEKLVLEGGKPGDEFVETEYYKDLGGVGKQHHTTGTGFIKMDKPTGASFELSEDPDASERHASCKGNPATNEWIPSADTVYQASDKPNRSDS; this comes from the exons ATGTCGCGGCCGAGCAGGAGCGACGCGCACCTGTCCCCCGTGGACGAGGCGGTGCGGGTGGCGGAGGTGCGGGAGTACTACGACGACGCCGCGCCCAAGCGCCACACCAAGCCCTCCCGGAGCGAGCACTCCACCGTCTACACCGACGACGCGTTCGTCGACTCCTCCCACCCGGAGCTCGACAAGCTCCAGGAGCTCGAGGCCCACACCGAG AAACTGGTGCTCGAGGGCGGCAAGCCGGGAGACGAATTCGTGGAGACGGAGTACTACAAGGACCTTGGCGGCGTCGGCAAGCAGCACCACACG ACTGGGACGGGATTCATCAAGATGGACAAGCCCACCGGCGCCTCCTTCGAGCTCTCCGAGGACCCCGACGCATCGGAGCGCCACGCTTCCTGCAAGGGTAATCCTGCCACCAACGAGTGGATCCCGTCGGCCGACACG GTGTACCAGGCGTCAGACAAGCCCAACAGAAGCGACAGCTGA